Proteins found in one Sorghum bicolor cultivar BTx623 chromosome 1, Sorghum_bicolor_NCBIv3, whole genome shotgun sequence genomic segment:
- the LOC8058054 gene encoding peroxidase 57: MASPSARISAAALMAMLAVLALAAGGSAQLQYGFYKGKCNASDVEAVIQGIVKVRFARENPIVAYLLRMQFHECAVNGCDGGLLIDGPGTEKTAAPNLSVKGYDLIGAIKTALEGRCPGVVSCSDIQILATRDAVALAGGPAYAVRTGRRDRRQSRASDVRLPAPDYTAAQAVAYYARLGMNAFETVALLGAHTVGATRCSAIKNSRLYRYGGKPGATDPGMDPATASVYKKWVCPNVSSSDGNAVFLDDQWSALKVDNHYYKNLQQKRGVLSVDQNLYSDGSTRWIVDQLASNAALFQSQFAKVLVKLGEVNVLTGVQGEIRKVCSRFN; encoded by the exons ATGGCCTCTCCATCAGCGCGCATCAGTGCGGCGGCGCTAATGGCGATGCTGGCGGTGCTGGCGCTCGCCGCTGGTGGCAGCGCACAGCTGCAGTACGGGTtctacaaaggcaagtgcaacgCCAGCGACGTGGAGGCGGTGATCCAGGGCATCGTGAAGGTCCGCTTTGCGCGCGAGAACCCCATCGTCGCCTACCTCCTCCGGATGCAGTTCCACGAGTGCGCCGTCAAT GGGTGCGACGGTGGTCTGCTGATCGACGGGCCCGGCACGGAGAAGACGGCGGCACCGAACCTGAGCGTCAAAGGCTACGACCTCATCGGAGCCATCAAAACGGCGCTGGAGGGGAGGTGCCCCGGCGTGGTGTCCTGCTCCGACATCCAGATCCTCGCCACCAGGGACGCGGTGGCGCTGGCCGGCGGGCCGGCGTACGCGGTGCGCACGGGGCGCAGGGACCGCCGGCAGTCTCGAGCCTCCGACGTGAGGCTCCCGGCGCCCGACTACACGGCGGCGCAGGCGGTCGCCTACTACGCCAGGCTTGGGATGAACGCGTTCGAGACGGTGGCGCTGCTGGGCGCGCACACCGTGGGCGCCACGCGCTGCAGCGCCATCAAGAACAGCAGGCTGTACAGGTACGGCGGCAAGCCCGGCGCCACCGACCCAGGCATGGACCCGGCCACCGCGTCCGTATACAAGAAGTGGGTGTGTCCGAACGTGTCCTCGTCGGACGGCAACGCCGTCTTCCTGGACGACCAGTGGAGCGCGCTCAAGGTGGACAACCACTACTACAAGAACCTGCAGCAGAAACGTGGAGTGCTCTCCGTCGATCAGAACCTGTACAGCGACGGCTCCACGCGATGGATCGTCGACCAGCTCGCCAGCAACGCTGCCCTCTTCCAGTCGCAGTTCGCCAAGGTTCTCGTTAAGCTCGGCGAGGTCAACGTGCTGACAGGCGTGCAGGGAGAGATTCGAAAGGTCTGCAGCAGGTTCAACTGA
- the LOC8058055 gene encoding 10 kDa chaperonin 1, chloroplastic, which produces MAPSLLAAVSASPFLLAGSGSSRRPLGAAPIRRAGLRVAALKYDPAKVAPQNDRVLVRIQQIPEKSAGGVLLPKSAVKFERYLMGEILSVGADVSEVEAGKKVLFSDINAYEVDLGTDEKHCFCRESDLLALVE; this is translated from the exons ATGGCGCCCTCCCTCCTCGCCGCCGTGTCCGCCTCGCCCTTCCTCCTAgccggcagcggcagcagccGCAGGCCCCTGGGCGCCGCCCCCATCCGCCGGGCCGGGCTGCGCGTGGCTGCGCTTAAGTACGACCCTGCCAAG GTGGCGCCGCAGAACGACCGGGTGCTTGTCCGTATCCAGCAGATCCCTGAG AAATCTGCTGGTGGTGTATTGCTACCGAAATCTGCTGTTAAGTTTGAGAGATATCTGATGGGCGAG ATTCTATCGGTCGGTGCTGATGTTAGTGAAGTTGAGGCTGGGAAGAAG GTTCTCTTCTCAGACATCAATGCTTATGAG GTGGACCTTggtaccgatgagaagcactgCTTCTGCCGCGAGTCAGATCTATTAGCTTTGGTTGAATGA
- the LOC8055625 gene encoding E3 ubiquitin-protein ligase Os03g0188200 gives MASTAIPSPPPPAVPERRLPPLVPRLADDGGGGGRGDDARGSSAGGGGSGSVAGISPSILIIAVIVVVMLLASLCIHYFIRHLCRHVGPAGSSSASSSRQAPPLPLVSRPAAGTASVAPADGQEVGGGGGGTKAAAAAEAEAERLIARLPLFTLSSSLASVPKSSRDCAVCQSAFRDDDELRLLPACRHAFHSRCVDPWLRGNPSCPLCRASIALPHPPLTDLLRVELGSVSSRRSNPDAAAAAVRAYPLPGGLPNSASSEYLVEEELQVVLKPSQPAAAGSSDPPSQQSHQQQQQQHQLAAVERGQPSSSLSSVGLTPTASFRSTAERWSSRWSNRWSSRWSSGRWSSRYDAGTVTAAATAEWWWDMDGGVAPATRRRDTDDGTASFYGFVRWLTGAY, from the coding sequence ATGGCATCTACCGCCATCCCGTCCCCGCCGCCTCCGGCGGTGCCGGAGCGGAGACTGCCGCCGCTGGTGCCGCGGTTGGCGGACGATGGCGGCGGGGGCGGAAGGGGCGACGACGCGCGGGGGAGTAGTGCGGGAGGTGGCGGGAGCGGGAGCGTGGCGGGCATCTCGCCGAGCATCCTCATCATCGCGGTCATCGTGGTGGTGATGCTGCTCGCGTCGCTGTGCATCCACTACTTCATCCGCCACCTCTGCCGCCACGTGGGCCCAGCGGGGTCCTCCTCCGCTTCGTCGTCCCGGCAGGCGCCGCCGCTCCCGCTCGTGTCGCGCCCCGCGGCGGGGACGGCGTCCGTGGCGCCCGCCGACGGCCAGGaggtaggaggaggaggaggtgggacgaaggcggcggccgcggcggaggcggaggctgaGCGGCTCATCGCGCGCCTGCCGCTGTTCACGCTGTCCTCGTCGCTGGCCTCGGTGCCCAAGTCGTCGCGCGACTGCGCCGTGTGCCAGAGCGCGTTCCGCGACGACGACGAGCTCCGCCTCCTGCCCGCCTGCCGCCACGCCTTCCACTCCCGCTGCGTCGACCCGTGGCTGCGCGGCAACCCATCCTGCCCGCTGTGCCGCGCCTCCATCGCGCTGCCCCACCCGCCGCTCACGGACCTCCTCCGTGTGGAGCTCGGCAGCGTCAGCAGCCGCCGCTCCAACCCGGACGCTGCGGCCGCCGCAGTCCGCGCGTACCCGCTCCCCGGTGGCCTCCCTAACTCGGCGTCGTCGGAGTACCTCGTCGAGGAGGAGCTCCAGGTCGTGCTGAAACCGAGccagcccgccgccgccgggtccAGCGACCCGCCAAGCCAGCAGTcgcatcagcagcagcagcagcagcaccagctCGCCGCAGTGGAGCGCGGGCAGCCGTCGTCTTCGTTGTCGTCCGTGGGCCTGACCCCTACGGCATCGTTCAGGTCGACGGCGGAGCGGTGGAGCAGCAGGTGGAGCAACCGGTGGAGCAGCCGGTGGAGCAGCGGGCGCTGGAGCAGCCGGTACGACGCCGGGACCGTGACGGCCGCGGCCACGGCGGAGTGGTGGTGGGACATGGACGGCGGCGTAGCCCCCGCGACGCGGCGGAGGGACACGGACGACGGCACCGCGTCGTTCTACGGGTTCGTGCGGTGGCTCACCGGGGCATACTAG